The following are encoded together in the Weissella soli genome:
- the rbsK gene encoding ribokinase, with the protein MNKVIVIGSLNIDVQQRIERLPLQGETLGINKQTTAFGGKGANQAVAAARQGAAVHFIGSVGQDEGGRAYKELLKEEGISTATIKEIAHEPTGTAYIMLEPDGHNTILVYPGANASVTVADIEAAEALFVDADFVVAQFEVPQEAVLAGFRLAHKYHAKTILNPAPVRTSIEEAILAETDLVVPNETEAAALAHLAPTTDIEELAPVMASLRAKGMDNAIITLGEAGVYYDVDDVTGVRAIFKVQVVDTTAAGDTFIGTLAAHLTPDFSNLEEAILMATRASSLAVSHAGAIDSIPTLAAVQAANADV; encoded by the coding sequence ATGAATAAGGTAATTGTGATTGGTAGTTTAAATATTGATGTGCAACAGAGAATTGAGCGATTGCCCTTACAGGGGGAAACGCTTGGAATCAATAAACAAACCACCGCATTTGGCGGTAAGGGGGCGAATCAAGCCGTAGCCGCTGCTCGACAGGGAGCTGCGGTTCACTTTATTGGATCAGTGGGACAAGATGAAGGCGGGCGGGCTTACAAGGAGCTATTGAAAGAAGAGGGCATTAGTACCGCCACAATTAAAGAAATTGCCCATGAACCAACAGGGACCGCCTATATTATGCTGGAGCCAGATGGACATAACACAATTTTAGTATATCCAGGTGCGAATGCCTCAGTAACTGTTGCCGATATTGAAGCTGCTGAAGCGTTATTTGTGGATGCTGATTTTGTGGTCGCTCAATTTGAAGTGCCCCAAGAAGCTGTCTTGGCGGGATTTAGGTTAGCCCATAAGTATCATGCTAAGACGATCCTAAACCCAGCACCAGTGCGAACTAGTATTGAAGAGGCAATTTTGGCCGAAACGGACTTAGTCGTACCGAATGAGACGGAGGCAGCCGCATTGGCCCATCTAGCACCAACGACTGACATCGAGGAGTTAGCGCCAGTCATGGCATCATTACGGGCTAAGGGTATGGATAATGCGATTATCACGCTTGGTGAAGCTGGTGTGTACTACGATGTTGATGATGTGACTGGCGTGCGTGCGATATTTAAAGTGCAGGTGGTGGATACAACTGCAGCCGGTGATACCTTTATCGGCACGTTAGCAGCTCATCTTACTCCTGATTTTTCGAATCTGGAGGAGGCAATTTTGATGGCAACACGGGCCAGTTCACTAGCCGTATCACACGCGGGTGCGATTGATTCGATTCCGACGTTAGCTGCTGTGCAAGCTGCTAATGCAGATGTTTAG
- a CDS encoding NupC/NupG family nucleoside CNT transporter has product MALLLINIVGIFAFIGVAYLFSNDRKNIQWKSVGIVLAIELFFAWFFMSFSIGRDAVKAAADGFAWLVNIAYQGIVFAIPNWVPATSAAGGTAQTMNFITSALLPILLVVPLFDILTYIGVLPWIIKWIGRGLSIITGQPKFEAFFSVEMMFLGNTEVLAVSKTQLDTMNSRRILTIALMSMSCVTASILGAYTQMMPGEYVITAVPLNILSAIIMAAILNPVVVSPEEDTVATIHNPAEEAASGEMKAQKEPFFSFLGDSILGAGKLVLIITANVIAFVALAALINGLFGLTGFEWLTLQNILGVIMFPFAWLLGFNPNQAFEIAQYMGTKLITNEFVVMGEVSKSVLAHQGLFVSEHARAVLTTFLTSFANFGTLGMIIGAFKGLVSKEKVDYVSKHVPLMMVSGILVSLLTAAMAGLFAW; this is encoded by the coding sequence ATGGCGCTATTGCTAATTAATATCGTTGGAATCTTTGCTTTCATTGGAGTAGCTTATCTATTTTCAAATGATCGCAAGAATATCCAATGGAAAAGTGTGGGAATTGTTTTAGCCATTGAACTATTTTTTGCGTGGTTCTTTATGAGTTTTAGCATTGGTCGGGATGCTGTTAAGGCTGCAGCGGATGGCTTTGCTTGGTTGGTTAATATCGCCTACCAAGGAATCGTCTTTGCGATTCCAAACTGGGTACCAGCAACCAGTGCGGCTGGCGGTACGGCGCAAACGATGAACTTCATTACTTCAGCACTGCTACCAATTCTGTTAGTCGTGCCCTTGTTTGATATTTTGACTTACATTGGCGTGTTACCTTGGATTATTAAGTGGATTGGCCGGGGGCTATCAATCATCACTGGACAACCAAAGTTTGAAGCTTTCTTTTCAGTTGAAATGATGTTCCTAGGTAATACTGAAGTGTTGGCAGTTTCTAAGACACAATTAGACACGATGAATTCACGGCGTATCTTGACGATTGCCTTGATGTCAATGTCATGTGTGACGGCTTCGATTTTAGGGGCGTATACTCAAATGATGCCAGGTGAGTATGTTATCACTGCGGTACCATTGAATATCTTATCAGCCATCATCATGGCTGCCATTTTGAATCCGGTCGTTGTTTCACCTGAAGAAGACACGGTGGCAACCATTCATAACCCAGCTGAAGAAGCTGCTAGTGGTGAGATGAAGGCCCAAAAAGAGCCTTTCTTCTCATTTTTGGGTGATTCAATCTTAGGTGCTGGTAAGTTGGTTTTGATTATCACGGCTAATGTGATTGCCTTCGTGGCTTTGGCTGCGTTGATTAATGGTTTGTTTGGTTTGACTGGCTTTGAGTGGCTGACCTTGCAAAATATTTTGGGAGTCATCATGTTCCCATTTGCCTGGTTACTGGGATTTAACCCAAATCAGGCCTTTGAAATTGCCCAGTACATGGGTACTAAGTTGATTACCAATGAATTTGTGGTCATGGGTGAGGTCTCAAAGAGTGTCTTGGCCCATCAAGGGTTGTTCGTGTCAGAACACGCTCGTGCCGTTTTGACAACGTTCCTGACATCTTTTGCAAACTTTGGTACTTTGGGCATGATTATCGGTGCTTTTAAGGGCTTGGTTTCAAAGGAAAAAGTTGACTATGTTTCAAAGCATGTGCCACTAATGATGGTTTCAGGAATTTTGGTCTCATTACTAACTGCAGCAATGGCTGGCCTATTTGCATGGTAA
- a CDS encoding nucleoside hydrolase, which translates to MAQRKMILDLDTGIDDALALAYAVADPRVDLIGIVSSYGNNTLEVTTQNALDLLHLLGQDDVPVFKGLPHSSTTDHFDVMQVSKDIHGDNGVGDVTLPHAPRVAETTSGVDFIIEAAHQYAEDLIIVPTGPLTNLAAAIEKDPAIAKLIGDVTLMGGALTVRGNVTSVTEANIHQDAEAADFVFKNQANLTMVGLDVTLRTLLSKKETKQWRELGQKGEIYADIFDFYIDAYDRLGIDHRGAALHDPLAVGIAIEPTYATFLDLNMEVTVDQASGDYGRTIGDNTKLLDGTSSRAAINVDVARYTRDFMDLTKAVLTD; encoded by the coding sequence ATGGCACAACGGAAAATGATTTTGGACTTGGATACGGGAATTGACGACGCTTTGGCTCTGGCTTATGCGGTTGCCGATCCACGAGTGGACTTGATTGGCATTGTCTCAAGTTACGGTAATAATACACTTGAGGTGACCACGCAAAATGCGCTCGACTTGTTACATTTATTGGGACAAGATGATGTTCCCGTTTTCAAAGGCTTGCCTCATTCTTCAACTACTGATCATTTTGATGTGATGCAAGTCTCTAAGGATATTCACGGGGATAACGGAGTGGGCGATGTGACCTTGCCCCATGCGCCACGTGTAGCCGAGACGACGTCAGGGGTTGATTTTATCATCGAAGCGGCTCATCAGTATGCTGAAGATTTGATTATTGTGCCTACTGGTCCTTTGACTAATCTAGCGGCGGCGATTGAAAAAGATCCAGCCATCGCCAAATTAATTGGTGATGTGACGTTGATGGGTGGTGCTTTGACGGTTCGTGGTAATGTCACCTCAGTCACTGAAGCTAATATCCACCAAGATGCAGAAGCTGCTGACTTTGTCTTTAAGAACCAAGCCAATTTAACGATGGTAGGGTTGGATGTCACGCTACGGACCTTACTTTCAAAGAAAGAAACTAAGCAGTGGCGTGAGCTCGGCCAAAAGGGTGAGATTTACGCTGACATCTTTGATTTCTATATTGATGCCTACGATCGTTTGGGTATCGATCACCGTGGAGCAGCGTTACATGATCCTTTGGCCGTTGGTATTGCCATCGAGCCCACTTACGCCACTTTCTTAGATCTGAATATGGAAGTTACAGTGGATCAAGCATCAGGTGATTACGGTCGTACGATCGGTGATAATACTAAATTGCTCGATGGTACGAGCTCACGAGCAGCCATTAATGTTGATGTGGCACGTTACACACGTGATTTTATGGACTTGACGAAGGCTGTTTTGACAGACTAG
- the rihC gene encoding ribonucleoside hydrolase RihC — protein MTLPIILDMDPGIDDAAAIAIAVNNPDFEVRLLTSVAGNVSVDKTTTNELKLLEFFERTDIPVAMGAKQPLKKAYQDAANIHGVSGMEGYDFPPVTTPVDQRDAVSAMVDVLTAAAAPMTIVATGSYTNIANLLTQHPEVKVKIDRFVLMGGSISGGNVSSVAEFNVFTDPDAAKIVFEAGVPIVMIGLDVTLKALISPAAMAKLATLNASGKMLSSLLHSYQDEEAGGKPMHDVNTLFYLLHPEKFTLERYQIDVVTEGPAIGATVADTQNRWSNGRTNADVAVAVDAGYFENWFLASVAKMR, from the coding sequence ATGACTTTACCGATTATTTTAGACATGGACCCCGGGATTGATGATGCCGCAGCGATTGCGATTGCCGTGAATAATCCTGACTTTGAGGTGCGCTTGTTGACATCAGTCGCTGGCAATGTGTCCGTCGATAAGACGACCACCAACGAACTGAAATTATTGGAGTTTTTTGAGCGGACCGATATTCCGGTGGCCATGGGCGCTAAACAGCCCTTGAAGAAAGCCTACCAAGATGCCGCTAACATCCATGGCGTTTCCGGGATGGAAGGGTATGATTTTCCACCAGTTACCACGCCCGTTGATCAGCGGGATGCGGTGAGTGCGATGGTCGATGTGCTCACGGCAGCGGCAGCGCCCATGACAATCGTGGCCACGGGGTCGTATACCAATATTGCCAATTTGTTAACACAACACCCAGAAGTGAAAGTGAAGATTGACCGTTTTGTATTAATGGGCGGCTCGATTAGCGGCGGTAACGTCAGTTCAGTAGCTGAATTTAATGTGTTTACGGATCCAGATGCGGCCAAGATTGTATTTGAAGCAGGGGTGCCGATCGTGATGATTGGTCTAGATGTGACGTTAAAGGCGTTGATTTCACCAGCAGCAATGGCTAAGTTAGCCACGTTGAATGCCTCTGGGAAAATGTTGAGCAGCTTGCTGCATTCGTACCAGGATGAAGAAGCTGGTGGGAAGCCGATGCATGATGTGAATACGCTCTTTTACTTGCTGCATCCTGAGAAGTTTACGTTAGAGCGCTATCAAATCGATGTCGTCACTGAAGGCCCTGCAATTGGGGCAACCGTCGCAGATACGCAGAACAGGTGGTCAAATGGGCGGACCAATGCAGATGTAGCGGTGGCTGTTGACGCGGGCTACTTCGAAAATTGGTTCTTGGCGTCAGTTGCAAAAATGCGGTAG
- a CDS encoding DUF1810 domain-containing protein, with protein MFPELADKLERFIVAQDENNSYNIAVDELSAGVKTSHWMWWVFPQLRALGSSERAVFYGIKDRKEARAYIEDPTLQARYEYVTKIALASTTHDPVALFGSVDAKKVQASWTLFEAVADDATLYTAALAKFFNEQADAKTLKLI; from the coding sequence ATGTTTCCAGAACTAGCTGATAAATTAGAGCGTTTCATTGTCGCTCAAGACGAAAATAATAGTTACAACATTGCGGTAGATGAATTGTCTGCCGGAGTTAAAACAAGCCACTGGATGTGGTGGGTATTTCCACAATTACGTGCCTTGGGCAGTTCTGAACGGGCGGTCTTTTATGGCATCAAGGATCGTAAGGAAGCGCGGGCCTATATTGAAGACCCCACCTTGCAAGCCCGTTATGAATACGTTACCAAGATTGCGTTAGCGAGCACAACGCATGATCCTGTGGCTTTGTTTGGGAGCGTGGATGCAAAAAAAGTGCAGGCATCATGGACTTTGTTTGAGGCGGTCGCGGATGATGCTACCTTGTATACGGCTGCTCTCGCCAAGTTTTTCAATGAACAGGCTGATGCTAAGACCCTGAAATTAATTTAA
- the uvrA gene encoding excinuclease ABC subunit UvrA: MANDWITIHGARAHNLKNVDVTIPRDKFVVMTGLSGSGKSSLAFDTLYAEGQRRYVESLSAYARQFLGQMDKPDVDAIDGLSPAISIDQKTTSKNPRSTVGTVTEINDYYRLLYARVGKPDAPEDGTIVQPSIDQMLNYLETTLDEGTRMQVLAPIVQHKRGSHATAFDRIKKEGYVRVMVDGELHDVSENLALDKNKYHDVAIVVDRIVLRNGARARLYESFESALRMADGVVIVDVIKGDPIRFSDHYTGALKNFGVGKLEPQLFSFNAPLGACEVCGGLGITLEVDEDMVVPDRSKTLAEGAIAAWNPISSSYYPEMLRQFAEQFGIPMDVPFEALSADQQDLVLYGSRLKTFHFHYENDFGGVRDVEIPFEGVVTNIDRRHRESNSDFTREQMRSYMNELTCQTCGGYRLNKAALSVKVGAKHIGEVSELPVDAELAFFNELSFGPQDTEIAKPIVKEIIDRLSFLKNVGLEYLTLSRSARTLSGGEAQRIRLATQIGSNLSGVMYVLDEPSIGLHQRDNDRLIASLKAMRDLGNTLIVVEHDEDTMRAADYIVDVGPGAGERGGEIMAVGTPAEIEANPNSLTGQYLTGKKFIPVPHTRRKGNGQSIKVTGAQENNLKNVSVEIPLGKFIAVTGVSGSGKSTLINTILKRAIKHEMNGNSEKPGKYKKLIGLENIDKLIDIDQSPIGRTPRSNPATYTGVFDDIRDLFAQTNEAKLRGYKKGRFSFNTKGGRCEACKGDGVIKIEMNFLPDVYVTCEVCGGTRFNSETLEVTYRGKNISEVLNLTVEAALDFFAAIPKIRRKLQTIVDVGLGYITLGQSATTLSGGEAQRMKLASELQRRSTGKTLYILDEPTTGLHVDDIARLNEVLQRLVDGGNTVLVIEHNLDVIKTADWVIDMGPEGGAGGGTILAAGTPEKIVKVPESYTGQYLNTIMIRDRAREAALAK; this comes from the coding sequence ATGGCAAATGATTGGATAACAATTCATGGCGCCCGGGCGCACAACTTGAAAAATGTGGATGTGACCATCCCACGCGATAAGTTCGTCGTCATGACTGGTTTATCTGGGTCGGGGAAAAGCTCGCTTGCGTTTGATACGTTGTATGCTGAGGGCCAGCGACGATACGTTGAAAGTTTGTCAGCGTATGCGCGACAGTTCCTAGGCCAGATGGATAAGCCCGATGTTGATGCAATTGATGGTCTCAGTCCAGCCATTTCAATTGACCAAAAGACGACGTCAAAAAACCCACGTTCAACCGTGGGTACGGTCACGGAGATTAATGATTACTATCGTTTGTTATATGCACGTGTCGGCAAGCCAGATGCGCCCGAGGATGGTACGATTGTTCAGCCTTCAATTGATCAGATGTTGAACTATTTAGAAACGACATTGGACGAAGGCACGCGCATGCAAGTATTGGCACCAATTGTGCAACACAAGCGGGGTTCACACGCGACGGCTTTTGATCGTATCAAAAAAGAGGGGTATGTGCGCGTCATGGTTGATGGCGAGTTACATGATGTCTCTGAAAATCTCGCCTTGGATAAAAATAAATACCATGATGTCGCCATTGTGGTCGATCGGATTGTCTTGCGCAATGGTGCGCGGGCCCGGTTGTATGAATCTTTTGAGTCTGCTTTACGCATGGCTGATGGCGTCGTGATTGTAGATGTGATTAAGGGTGATCCAATTCGTTTTTCAGATCACTATACGGGTGCCTTGAAAAATTTTGGGGTGGGCAAACTTGAACCACAATTATTCTCATTTAATGCACCTTTGGGGGCCTGTGAAGTCTGTGGTGGCTTAGGGATTACCCTTGAAGTTGATGAAGATATGGTGGTGCCTGATCGTTCAAAGACGTTGGCTGAAGGGGCAATTGCAGCCTGGAATCCAATTTCTTCATCTTACTACCCAGAGATGTTACGGCAGTTTGCCGAGCAATTTGGGATTCCCATGGATGTGCCCTTCGAAGCATTGTCCGCTGATCAACAGGACCTCGTGCTCTATGGTTCCCGTTTAAAGACATTCCATTTTCACTATGAAAATGATTTTGGGGGCGTGCGGGATGTTGAAATTCCGTTTGAAGGCGTTGTGACTAACATCGATCGGCGTCACCGTGAATCAAATTCTGATTTCACCCGCGAGCAGATGCGGAGTTATATGAATGAATTAACTTGCCAAACTTGTGGTGGCTACCGGTTGAACAAGGCGGCTTTGTCGGTTAAGGTCGGTGCGAAGCACATTGGTGAAGTCTCTGAGCTGCCAGTTGACGCTGAATTGGCTTTCTTTAATGAGTTGTCATTTGGCCCACAAGACACGGAAATTGCCAAACCAATCGTCAAAGAAATCATTGATCGCCTGTCATTTTTGAAAAATGTTGGGTTGGAGTATTTGACCTTATCACGTTCGGCACGGACCTTGTCAGGTGGTGAAGCGCAACGCATCCGGTTGGCAACCCAAATTGGGTCGAACCTTTCTGGGGTCATGTATGTTCTCGATGAGCCATCAATTGGCTTACATCAACGCGACAATGATCGGTTGATTGCGTCATTAAAAGCGATGCGTGATTTAGGAAATACCCTAATCGTGGTTGAACACGATGAAGATACCATGCGCGCGGCTGATTACATTGTCGATGTTGGTCCTGGGGCCGGTGAACGTGGTGGTGAAATCATGGCCGTTGGGACACCTGCGGAGATCGAAGCCAATCCTAACTCATTGACTGGTCAGTATCTGACCGGTAAGAAGTTCATCCCCGTGCCTCACACCCGCCGTAAGGGTAATGGTCAGAGCATCAAGGTCACCGGCGCCCAAGAAAATAATTTGAAAAATGTCTCCGTGGAGATTCCATTGGGCAAGTTTATCGCCGTGACCGGGGTATCGGGTTCAGGTAAATCAACCTTGATTAATACCATTTTAAAGCGGGCGATTAAGCATGAAATGAATGGTAATTCTGAAAAGCCCGGTAAGTATAAGAAGTTGATTGGATTGGAAAATATCGACAAGTTGATTGATATTGATCAAAGCCCAATTGGTCGGACACCGCGCTCAAATCCAGCCACCTACACCGGTGTCTTTGATGATATTCGTGATTTGTTTGCCCAAACGAATGAAGCCAAGTTACGTGGTTACAAGAAGGGTCGGTTCTCGTTTAATACAAAAGGCGGTCGCTGTGAAGCCTGTAAGGGTGATGGGGTCATCAAGATCGAAATGAACTTCCTACCAGACGTTTACGTCACTTGTGAGGTCTGTGGCGGGACCCGTTTTAATTCAGAAACTTTGGAAGTCACTTACCGTGGTAAGAATATTTCAGAAGTGTTGAACTTGACCGTTGAGGCGGCTCTGGACTTCTTCGCGGCGATTCCAAAAATTCGGCGTAAGTTGCAGACGATTGTGGATGTCGGTTTGGGATACATTACCCTAGGACAATCAGCAACGACCTTGTCAGGTGGTGAAGCCCAACGGATGAAGCTAGCCTCTGAATTGCAACGTCGTTCAACAGGTAAGACGCTATACATCTTAGACGAACCAACGACTGGCTTGCACGTCGATGATATTGCGCGCTTGAATGAGGTCCTCCAACGATTAGTTGACGGAGGCAACACGGTCTTGGTAATTGAACACAATCTGGATGTCATTAAGACCGCCGACTGGGTGATCGATATGGGTCCTGAAGGTGGTGCAGGTGGTGGTACGATTTTGGCTGCTGGGACCCCCGAGAAAATTGTTAAGGTGCCGGAATCATATACTGGACAATATTTAAACACCATTATGATTCGCGACCGTGCCCGAGAAGCTGCCTTAGCTAAATAA
- a CDS encoding putative metal homeostasis protein: MAERMDVASARRKMKSPNIKTRKRALKALHDANKATRNKK; this comes from the coding sequence ATGGCAGAACGGATGGATGTTGCTTCAGCACGTCGTAAGATGAAGAGCCCAAACATCAAGACACGTAAGCGTGCTTTGAAGGCTTTGCACGATGCGAATAAGGCTACGCGTAACAAGAAGTAA
- a CDS encoding biotin--[acetyl-CoA-carboxylase] ligase → MLNKNAIIQAVHPAIQVEVFEKISSTNTYAQQHVDQTHMTAVVATEQTAGYGRQGRSFYSPKTGLYLTFVVPFDVVATKTPGIITTLIALATQRVLAQAFQVMTEIKWVNDLYRHDKKVAGILVEQTDQAYVIGMGLNVQAFDVPVALQDKITHVFDETIDRNVLVGLLLNAWFETITQTTQLDVSAYKAVSYLLNKTVTLNYNRTLLTGRVIDFGQQGELILNVNGATLAIRSGEVTKVVEIEGKVLK, encoded by the coding sequence ATGTTAAATAAAAATGCAATTATTCAAGCTGTTCATCCAGCCATTCAAGTTGAAGTATTCGAAAAGATTAGTTCAACCAATACGTATGCGCAGCAACATGTTGATCAAACACACATGACGGCGGTTGTCGCAACGGAGCAAACGGCTGGATATGGGCGCCAGGGGCGTTCCTTTTATTCACCAAAAACGGGTTTGTATCTGACTTTTGTGGTCCCCTTTGATGTCGTCGCCACGAAAACGCCTGGGATTATCACAACGTTAATTGCCCTGGCCACGCAACGCGTTTTAGCACAGGCGTTTCAGGTGATGACGGAGATTAAGTGGGTTAACGATCTGTATCGTCATGATAAAAAGGTCGCTGGTATTTTAGTTGAGCAAACTGACCAAGCATATGTCATCGGCATGGGCTTAAATGTGCAGGCCTTTGATGTACCAGTTGCATTGCAAGATAAAATTACCCATGTCTTCGATGAGACGATCGACCGGAATGTGTTAGTCGGGTTGCTATTAAATGCCTGGTTTGAAACCATCACACAAACGACGCAGTTAGATGTATCTGCATATAAGGCAGTTAGCTACTTATTGAATAAGACGGTAACACTGAATTATAACCGGACATTATTAACAGGTCGGGTGATTGATTTTGGCCAGCAAGGAGAACTGATACTAAACGTGAACGGCGCAACCTTGGCGATTCGTTCCGGCGAAGTGACCAAGGTTGTCGAGATAGAGGGAAAGGTTCTTAAATGA
- a CDS encoding biotin transporter BioY, with amino-acid sequence MKTRELILAGLLAAIIAVMAPWSLPLPLVPITLQTLIIPIVASIANTKISLAAIVVYLLLGIIGLPVFAGGASGLAVMFGPTGGYLWGMLVFPLIISSLLAKQRSLPVLIGANLLAAIIQLLLGAGWLVLASKGMDWQTGLTAGMLAFIVPAIIKVALVTMVTVMIARSMKLPLQ; translated from the coding sequence ATGAAGACCCGAGAATTAATTTTAGCCGGCTTGTTAGCAGCGATTATCGCCGTAATGGCCCCCTGGTCATTGCCATTACCATTGGTACCCATCACCCTGCAAACGCTGATTATTCCAATCGTGGCGTCCATTGCAAATACCAAGATTAGTCTGGCCGCAATCGTCGTTTATTTGTTATTGGGGATCATTGGGTTACCCGTCTTTGCTGGTGGCGCCAGTGGGTTAGCAGTGATGTTTGGGCCCACCGGTGGTTATCTATGGGGGATGTTGGTGTTTCCATTGATTATCAGTAGTCTACTGGCCAAACAGCGTAGTCTACCGGTCCTCATCGGGGCAAATCTACTCGCCGCCATCATCCAATTATTGCTGGGTGCTGGGTGGTTAGTGTTAGCTTCCAAGGGGATGGACTGGCAGACCGGTTTGACTGCCGGCATGCTCGCCTTCATCGTGCCAGCCATCATTAAGGTCGCCCTCGTCACCATGGTGACGGTGATGATTGCACGCTCAATGAAGCTGCCACTGCAATAA
- a CDS encoding AAA family ATPase, producing the protein MAKNYVLVLTGNTGTGKTTVASYLAEHYHIPQVITHTTRAPRTNEIDGVDYYFETVASFPKNHYLEHVTYANNQYGSSWEGLERAWSKHHIIAIVLDTAGAVTYARELGEQAIIIYLTVSNIDNLAMRLVDRGDDAREVKARLSSDEYVRDLAVPIGIKSVAHIIKNDDWNKTTQQVDAIIASLE; encoded by the coding sequence ATGGCAAAAAATTATGTTTTAGTGTTAACTGGTAATACAGGAACGGGTAAAACCACGGTTGCAAGTTATCTTGCTGAACACTACCATATTCCACAGGTCATTACCCACACCACGCGTGCCCCCCGTACGAATGAAATTGATGGGGTGGACTATTATTTTGAAACGGTGGCCAGCTTCCCCAAAAATCATTATTTAGAGCATGTCACGTATGCTAATAACCAATATGGTTCATCATGGGAGGGACTTGAGCGTGCATGGTCCAAGCATCATATCATTGCGATCGTCTTGGATACCGCCGGCGCCGTCACCTATGCCCGTGAATTGGGTGAACAAGCAATCATCATTTACTTGACAGTCTCAAATATCGATAATCTCGCGATGCGCTTAGTGGATCGTGGGGATGACGCCCGAGAAGTTAAGGCTCGTTTATCCAGTGACGAGTATGTTAGAGACTTGGCAGTACCGATTGGTATTAAGTCGGTAGCGCATATAATAAAAAATGATGATTGGAACAAAACAACTCAACAAGTAGATGCTATCATCGCCTCGCTGGAGTAA
- a CDS encoding DUF6681 family protein: MLTILDLLNHYLGFFNVNTRWKGKIYTILATVGDFYIAYLAVMFYLNKNFLRGTLLVGAFLVIMYFAILNFVYYFTKKTVKWDISPKVEKYLGTQEKKEFGTHQSVYVPANGLYKQNQVLPTTVISDADMQAELQKLADQLLVAGLMHENYNGLSSNEQIALMRVEKIETIYANHPGTPIPYFTVKEERDGLAIYGGVNEMMASRLGRIMSVGLMPIEDALRTYELYPATVTLTGGKGHSIGRSSVIQVQNPYQIQVELAFKKKA; this comes from the coding sequence ATGTTAACTATTTTAGATTTGTTGAATCATTATCTCGGTTTTTTCAATGTGAATACCCGTTGGAAAGGAAAAATCTATACGATCCTCGCGACAGTGGGTGATTTTTATATTGCTTACTTGGCAGTCATGTTTTATTTGAATAAAAATTTCCTGCGTGGTACGCTTTTGGTTGGTGCTTTTCTGGTCATTATGTACTTCGCAATTTTAAATTTCGTGTACTATTTCACAAAGAAAACAGTCAAGTGGGATATCTCGCCGAAAGTTGAAAAATACCTTGGCACGCAAGAAAAGAAGGAATTTGGTACCCATCAATCCGTTTATGTGCCAGCTAATGGTTTGTACAAGCAAAATCAAGTTTTGCCCACCACCGTCATTAGTGACGCGGATATGCAGGCAGAATTGCAAAAACTAGCGGACCAACTGTTGGTCGCGGGTCTGATGCATGAAAATTATAATGGTCTCTCAAGTAATGAACAGATTGCCTTGATGCGGGTTGAAAAAATTGAGACCATTTATGCAAATCATCCTGGCACCCCAATCCCATACTTCACGGTAAAAGAAGAGCGTGATGGCTTGGCCATTTACGGTGGGGTTAATGAGATGATGGCCAGTCGTTTAGGACGTATTATGTCCGTTGGGTTAATGCCCATTGAAGATGCGTTGCGAACCTATGAACTGTATCCAGCTACGGTCACTTTAACGGGTGGAAAAGGGCACAGTATCGGGCGTTCATCCGTCATTCAAGTACAAAATCCGTATCAAATTCAGGTTGAATTAGCGTTTAAAAAGAAAGCCTAA